The Achromobacter spanius genome includes the window TGCCGGTGTCGGTCAGGCCGTTGTCTCCCACGGCCAGCACCTGCAACGTTGCATCAAGGAAATTGCCGACGTACAGATAGCGGCTGTCGGGGCTGAAGGCGATGCCTTCGGGTAGCGCGCCCACCTCGATGGCGCCCACGCGCGTGACGCGCAAGCCCTCGATGCGCAGCAGCACGATCTGGCCGCGCGGGTGGTGAAACCATTCCGACGAGGGGTTGTTCGAGCCTTGCACGATGGCCACGGCGGCGTGGCGGCCATCGGGGCTGATGGCGATGCCCTCGGGGCCGTCTTCCACCATCAGGCGGTCGATCACGCGGGGCGGCGCGCTTTTAAGATCCACCACGCTAATGGAATCCGCATGGCCGTCGGAGGCCGTTGGGCTGCCCATGTCCACCACCAAGGCCAGCGCGCCGTCGGGCGACACCACCAGGTTGAAGGGCACGAGCCCCGTCGTCAGGTCTTCGGACGGGTCATGCGTGACGCGCGGCACGGGGCCGCTGTCGTCGATGTGCAGCACGGCCAACCGGTGCGTGTCTGTCTTGACGGCGAAGGCGCGGCGGCCATCGGCCGAGAACGAGACGGCGACAACGGGCGTGCCCAGGTCGATTTCAGCGACGACAGCCACGCGGTTATCGCGGATCGTCAGCACCGATACCGACCGACCCGCCTTGTTCGCCACCAGCGCCATCGTGCCTGCGCGGTTGATCGACAGGCCCGACGGTTGCAGGCCCACTTGTAGCGTTTGCACGATGGCCGGCGGCGTGGCGGCCAGGTCCACCACATATAGATCGCGGCCCGGCGTGGGCTGCCACCCCTGGCCGTCGGCGCGTTCAGGCCAGGCCATGGAATCGGCGATCAGCGCCAGCCGCTGGTCCGGCGTCACGGCCAGATTGACGGGCGGGCCGAACAGGGAATTGGGCAGGGGCAGCGTCGCCACATGCACCGGCGCGGCCGGGTTGGCGGCGGCGTCGAAAATGCTGAGCGTGTCGCGGCCGGGCGCCAGGAAGCGGATCTGGCCGTCGTCCCAGGTGACTTTTTCGTCGTTGCCGACCAGCAGGTAGTGCGGCGCGGCGCTCATGCGGCCAACTCCTGCGCGTCGGGCACGGCCAGCGTGGCGCCGATCAGTTGCCGGGTGTAGGGATGCTGGGGCGCAAAGTACACCTGATCGGCCGTGCCGCGTTCGACGATGCGGCCGCCTTGCAGCACCACGATGTCATCGGCAATGTGCTGCACCACCGCCAGGTTATGGCTGATGAACAGATAGCCCAGGCCACGGTCGCGCTGCAATTGCATCAGCAGGTTCAGGATCTGCGCCTGCACCGATACGTCCAGCGCGGATGTGGGTTCGTCGCATATCAGCAGTTGCGGTTCCAGCATCAGGGCGCGCGCAATGGCTACGCGCTGGCGTTGGCCGCCGGACAGTTCGCGCGGATACCGCGCGGCAAAGGCGGGCACCAGGCCCACGGCGTCCATCATGCGGCGCACCGACGCCGCCTGCGACGCCGCATTGCCGATGCCGTGCACGCGTAGCGGCGCGGTCAGGATTTCATTGATGGTGCGGCGCGGGTTCAGCGATGAATACGGGTCCTGGAACACCATCTGGATGCGGCGGGCGCGGGCGCGCGCCGGCATGGCGGCCAGCGGCTGGCCGTCCAGCAGCGCCTGGCCCTGGGTGGGCGCCAACAGGCCCAGCATGAGCTTGGCGATGGTGGACTTGCCGCTGCCGGATTCCCCCACCAGGCCGATCGTCTGGCCGGCGGGCACGTGCAGGTCGATGTCATGCAGGATGCGGGGCGCGGGGCGGCGCGAGAACAGGCTGGCGCGGCCGTATTGGAAGGACAGCGCGTTCAGGCGGATGCTGGCGGGCGAGGGCGCGGGGTGCGCGGCCGCAACCGCCTTGGAATTCTTGCTGGGATGCATGTTGGCGTTCAGCTTGTCGTTCATGCCGAGACTCCCGCAATCTTCGTCGCCAGCAACGCGCCAGGCTTCACGCACAGGCAACGGTGGCTGCCTTGCACGCGTGACACCAGCGGCTGGGCGCAACGGGCTTCGGCCACCGGGCAACGTTCACGAAAGGCGCAGCCCCGTATGGCCACATCCAGCGACGGCACGGCGCCCGCAATGGTGGGCAGGTCGGTGCGCGGGGCGGTGCGGCCCGGCTGGGGTATGCAGTTCAGCAACATGGCGGTGTAGGGATGGCTGGGGCGGGTCAGCACCTCTTGTACGGTGCCGCCTTCCACGATGTCGCCGGCGTACATGACGATGACGTGGTCGGCAATGCGTGCCACCAGGCCCATGTCGTGCGAGATAAACACCATGCCTAAACCGAACTCGGCCTGGATGTCGCGTAAGAGGTCCAGCAGTTCGGCCTGCACGGTGACGTCCAGCGCGGTGGTGGGTTCATCCGCAATCAGCAGTTCGGGGCCGCACATCAGCGCCATGGCGATCATCACGCGCTGGCGCAACCCGCCCGAGAGCTCAAACGGATACTGGCGCATGCGTTCTTCGGGGTTGGTGATGCCGACGCGGCGCAGCAGGTATTCGGCGCGCTCGGCGGCTTCGCGACGGCTGACGCGCTTGTGCCGGCGCATCACGTCGATCAGCTGCGTGCCAATCTGAAACACCGGGTTCAAGGACGTCATCGGGTCCTGGAAGATCATGGCGATGCGCGCGCCACGCAATTCCGCCAACTGGCGCGCGTTCAGCGTGGACAGGTCCTGCCCGGCGAACTCCAGCCGCGTCATGCGGCGGCGCGCGGCGGCGGGAAGCAGGTCCAGCAACGCCAGCGCGGTCAGCGACTTGCCGCAGCCCGATTCGCCCACGATGCACAGCGTCTTGCCGCGTTCCAGGGTGAAGTCCACCGCGCGCACCACGTGCTTGGTGTGCGTGGCGGTATGGATGTCGATGTGCAGGTTTTCAACCCGCAGCAGGGAGTGGGAAGTGGCGGTCATGGCGTCACCCTTTCTTCATCTGGATGGCGCGCAGCGTTTCGCCCGCCCGGTT containing:
- a CDS encoding lactonase family protein, which gives rise to MSAAPHYLLVGNDEKVTWDDGQIRFLAPGRDTLSIFDAAANPAAPVHVATLPLPNSLFGPPVNLAVTPDQRLALIADSMAWPERADGQGWQPTPGRDLYVVDLAATPPAIVQTLQVGLQPSGLSINRAGTMALVANKAGRSVSVLTIRDNRVAVVAEIDLGTPVVAVSFSADGRRAFAVKTDTHRLAVLHIDDSGPVPRVTHDPSEDLTTGLVPFNLVVSPDGALALVVDMGSPTASDGHADSISVVDLKSAPPRVIDRLMVEDGPEGIAISPDGRHAAVAIVQGSNNPSSEWFHHPRGQIVLLRIEGLRVTRVGAIEVGALPEGIAFSPDSRYLYVGNFLDATLQVLAVGDNGLTDTGMGIPLPGHPASMRGQSY
- a CDS encoding ATP-binding cassette domain-containing protein, which gives rise to MNDKLNANMHPSKNSKAVAAAHPAPSPASIRLNALSFQYGRASLFSRRPAPRILHDIDLHVPAGQTIGLVGESGSGKSTIAKLMLGLLAPTQGQALLDGQPLAAMPARARARRIQMVFQDPYSSLNPRRTINEILTAPLRVHGIGNAASQAASVRRMMDAVGLVPAFAARYPRELSGGQRQRVAIARALMLEPQLLICDEPTSALDVSVQAQILNLLMQLQRDRGLGYLFISHNLAVVQHIADDIVVLQGGRIVERGTADQVYFAPQHPYTRQLIGATLAVPDAQELAA
- a CDS encoding ABC transporter ATP-binding protein, encoding MTATSHSLLRVENLHIDIHTATHTKHVVRAVDFTLERGKTLCIVGESGCGKSLTALALLDLLPAAARRRMTRLEFAGQDLSTLNARQLAELRGARIAMIFQDPMTSLNPVFQIGTQLIDVMRRHKRVSRREAAERAEYLLRRVGITNPEERMRQYPFELSGGLRQRVMIAMALMCGPELLIADEPTTALDVTVQAELLDLLRDIQAEFGLGMVFISHDMGLVARIADHVIVMYAGDIVEGGTVQEVLTRPSHPYTAMLLNCIPQPGRTAPRTDLPTIAGAVPSLDVAIRGCAFRERCPVAEARCAQPLVSRVQGSHRCLCVKPGALLATKIAGVSA